One segment of Gloeocapsopsis sp. IPPAS B-1203 DNA contains the following:
- a CDS encoding response regulator, which translates to MQSSRNYRILVVDDLVDNLFLLQTFLETEGFEVETATNGSQALNQVCTKPPDLVLLDVMLPDMNGYEVTRQIRQNHTLPFIPILLVTAHEQIDARDGFYAGANDFIRKPIDFEQLLLRIAAALQLDNYSRG; encoded by the coding sequence GTGCAATCTTCTCGCAACTACCGGATCTTGGTTGTAGACGATTTAGTAGATAATCTGTTTTTACTACAAACTTTTTTAGAAACAGAAGGATTTGAGGTAGAAACTGCAACCAATGGCAGCCAAGCCCTCAACCAAGTATGCACTAAGCCACCCGACTTAGTGTTGCTAGATGTAATGCTACCAGATATGAATGGCTATGAAGTCACTCGACAAATTCGACAGAATCACACTTTACCCTTTATTCCCATTCTGTTGGTTACAGCCCACGAGCAAATTGATGCAAGAGACGGATTTTATGCAGGAGCCAATGATTTTATCCGTAAACCCATTGATTTTGAGCAACTCTTATTAAGAATTGCAGCTGCTTTGCAGCTTGATAACTACAGTCGTGGTTGA